One genomic window of Brienomyrus brachyistius isolate T26 chromosome 16, BBRACH_0.4, whole genome shotgun sequence includes the following:
- the nckap1 gene encoding nck-associated protein 1 isoform X4, producing MSKGVLQPSQQKLAEKLTILNDRGIGMLTRIYNIKKACGDPKAKPSYLIDKNLESAVKFIVRKFPAVETRNNNLAQLQKEKSEILKNLALYYFTFVDVMEFKDHVCELLNTIDACQVFFDITVNFDLTKNYLDLVVTYTTLMILLSRIEERKAIIGLYNYAHEMTHGASDREYPRLGNMIVDYENPLKKMTEEFVPHGKSLSDALISLQMVYPRRNLSADQWRNAQLLSLISAPSTMLNPAQSDTMPCEYLSLDTMEKWIVFGFILCHSVLNSDPAALSLWKLSLQSSSCLCLFRDEVFHIHKAAEDLFVNIRGYNKRINDIRECKEAALSHAGSLHRERRKFLRSALKELATVLADQPGLLGPKALFVFMALSFARDEIIWLLRHADNIQKKSTDDFIDKHIAELIFYMEELRAHVRKYGPVMQRYYVQYLSGFDAVVLNELVQNLSVCPEDESIIMSSFVNTMTSLSVKQVEDGDVFDFRGMRLDWFRLQAYTSVSKASLGLADHKELGKMMNTIIFHTKMVDSLVEMLVETSDLSIFCFYSRAFEKMFQQCLELPSQSRYSISFPLLCTHFMSCTHELCPEERHHIGDRSLSLCNMFLDEMAKQARNLITDICTEQCTLSDQLLPKHCAKTISQAVNKKSKKQTGKKGEPEREKPGVESMRKNRLLVTNLDKLHTALSELCFSINYVPNMVVWEHTFTPREYLTSHLEIRFTKSIVGMTMYNQTTQEIAKPSELLTSVRAYMTVLQSIENYVQIDITRVFNNVLLQQTQHLDSHGEPTITSLYTNWYLETLLRQVSNGHIAYFPAMKAFVNLPTENELTFNAEEYSDISEMRSLSELLGPYGMKFLSESLMWHISSQVAELKKLVVENVEVLTQMRTSFDKPDQMAALFKKLTSVDSVLKRMTIIGVILSFRSLAQEALRDVLSCHIPFLVSSVEDFKDHIPRETDMKVAMNVYELSSAAGLPCEIDPALVVALSSQKAENISPEEEYKIACLLMVFVAVSLPTLASNVMSQYSPAIEGHCNNIHCLAKAINQIAAALFTIHKGSIEDRLKEFLALASSSLLKIGQETDKITTRNRESVYLLLDMIVQESPFLTMDLLESCFPYVLLRNAYHAVYKQSVSSSA from the exons GCGTGCGGGGACCCCAAAGCTAAACCCTCCTACCTGATCGACAAAAACCTGGAGTCGGCTGTGAAGTTTATCGTCCGGAAATTCCCTGCCGTGGAAACGCGCAACAACAAC CTCGCTCAGCTACAAAAAGAAAAGTCAGAGATCCTTAAGAATCTCGCTTTGTATTACTTCACTTTTGTCGATGTAATGGAGTTTAAG gaccatgtctGCGAACTGCTGAACACTATTGATGCCTGCCAAGTCTTCTTTGACATA ACTGTGAACTTTGACCTTACAAAGAACTACCTTGACCTCGTGGTGACGTACACTACACTGATGATACTGCTGTCGCGCATCGAGGAACGCAAAGCCATTATCGGGCTCTACAACTACGCGCACGAGATGACCCATGGCGCCAG CGACCGGGAGTATCCCAGACTCGGAAACATGATTGTGGACTATGAGAATCCTCTGAAGAAGATGACAGAAGAGTTTGTCCCCCACGGAAAG TCCCTGTCGGATGCCCTCATCTCCCTGCAGATGGTGTACCCGCGGCGGAACCTGTCTGCCGACCAGTGGAGGAACGCCCAGCTGCTCAGCTTGATCAGCGCCCCCAGCACCATGTTGAACCCCGCCCAGTCGGACACG ATGCCCTGTGAATACCTGTCCCTGGACACCATGGAGAAGTGGATTGTGT TCGGGTTCATCCTCTGCCACAGTGTCCTGAACAGCGACCCAGCCGCCCTGAGCCTCTGGAAGCTCTCCCTTCAGAGCAGCTCCTGCCTCTGCCTCTTCCGGGACGAGGTCTTCCACATCCACAAGGCGGCGGAGGACCTGTTTGTCAACATCCGAGG CTATAACAAACGTATAAATGACATTCGGGAGTGCAAGGAAGCAGCGCTGTCACACGC GGGCTCTTTGCACAGAGAAAGGCGCAAGTTCCTCCGCTCCGCCCTCAAGGAGCTGGCCACCGTGCTCGCCGACCAGCCAGGCCTGCTCGGCCCAAAG GCACTGTTTGTGTTCATGGCCCTCTCCTTCGCCCGGGACGAGATCATCTGGCTGCTCCGGCACGCCGACAACATCCAGAAGAAGAGCACAGACGACTTTATCGACAA GCACATCGCGGAGCTTATCTTCTACATGGAGGAACTGAGGGCCCACGTGCGGAAGTACGGTCCTGTCATGCAGCGCTACTACGTGCAGTACCTGTCTGGCTTTGACGCAGTGGTGCTCAACGAGCTCGTGCAG AACCTCTCTGTGTGCCCCGAGGATGAGTCCATCATCATGTCCTCCTTTGTGAACACCATGACATCCCTCAGCGTCAAGCAAG TGGAAGACGGGGATGTGTTTGACTTCAGAGGCATGAGACTGGACTGGTTCAGGCTGCAG GCCTACACAAGTGTGTCCAAGGCCTCGCTGGGACTGGCCGATCACAAGGAGCTGGGCAAGATGATGAACACTATCATTTTTCACACAAAGATGGTGGACTCCCTCGTGGAAATGCTTGTGGAGACATCCGACCTATCCATATTCTG CTTCTACAGCCGAGCGTTTGAGAAGATGTTCCAGCAGTGCCTGGAGCTGCCCTCCCAGTCCCgttactccatttccttccccCTGCTGTGCACACACTTCATGAGCTGCACCCACGAGCTGTGTCCGGAGGAG AGGCACCACATCGGCGACCGCAGCCTATCCCTATGTAACATGTTCCTGGATGAGATGGCCAAGCAGGCACGCAACCTCATCACGGACATCTGCACAGAGCAGTGCACTCTGAGTGACCAG CTCCTGCCAAAACATTGTGCCAAAACCATCAGTCAGGCAGTGAACAAGAAGTCGAAAAAGCAGACTGGGAAGAAGGGCGAGCCGGAGAGGGAGAAGCCGGGCGTGGAGAGCATGCGGAAAAACAGGCTGCTGGTCACCAA CCTGGACAAGCTGCACACGGCGCTGTCGGAGCTCTGCTTCTCCATCAACTACGTGCCCAACATGGTGGTGTGGGAGCACACCTTCACCCCCCGCGAGTACCTGACCTCACACCTGGAGATCCGCTTCACCAA GTCCATCGTTGGAATGACGATGTACAACCAGACCACACAGGAGATTGCCAAGCCCTCGGAGCTGCTGACCAGCGTGCGCGCCTACATGACTGTGCTGCAGTCCATTGAGAACTACGTGCAGATCGACATCACGAGGGTCTTCAACAACGTGCTGCTGCAGCAGACGCAGCATCTGGACAGCCATGGCGAGCCCACCATCACCAGCCTCTACACCAACTG GTACCTGGAAACGCTGCTGCGCCAAGTCAGCAATGGGCACATCGCCTATTTCCCGGCAATGAAGGCCTTCGTGAACTTGCCCACCGAGAACGAGCTGACATTCAATGCTGAAGAGTATTCTGACATCTCTG AGATGCGCTCACTGTCCGAGCTCCTGGGACCATACGGAATGAAGTTCCTTAGTGAGAGTCTCATGTGGCACATCTCCTCCCAGGTGGCTGAGCTCAAG aaactggtagTCGAGAACGTGGAGGTGCTGACCCAGATGAGGACCAGCTTTGACAAACCAGACCAGATGGCAGCGCTCTTCAAGAAGCTCACCT CAGTCGACAGCGTGCTGAAGAGGATGACCATCATCGGCGTCATCCTGTCATTCCGATCCCTGGCTCAGGAGGCACTCAGAGAT GTGCTGTCCTGTCACATTCCTTTCCTTGTGAGCTCCGTAGAGGATTTCAAGGACCACATTCCCAGAGAAACTGATATGAAA GTGGCGATGAACGTGTACGAGCTGTCCTCTGCCGCGGGCCTGCCCTGTGAGATCGACCCAGCATTGGTCGTGGCGCTGTCCTCACAAAAGGCCG agaacatcagccctgAGGAAGAGTACAAGATCGCCTGCCTGTTGATGGTCTTTGTGGCCGTCTCCCTGCCAACACTGGCGAGCAACGTCATGTCGCAGTACAGTCCCGCCATTGAAG GACATTGCAACAACATTCATTGTCTGGCCAAAGCAATAAACCAGATAGCTGCAGCCCTGTTCACCATCCACAAGGGCAGCATTGAGGACCGGCTGAAAGAATTCCTGGCC CTTGCCTCTTCCAGCCTGCTGAAGATCGGCCAGGAAACGGATAAAATAACGACACGGAACCGGGAATCGGTCTACCTGCTCCTGGACATG ATCGTGCAGGAATCGCCGTTCCTCACCATGGACCTGCTGGAATCCTGCTTCCCCTACGTGCTGCTGAGGAACGCCTACCATGCAGTGTACAAGCAGAGTGTCAGCTCGTCggcgtaa